A region of the Myxococcus stipitatus DSM 14675 genome:
AGCACATCCACCACGTGCGCTACGACGTGTCGGACGCCTTCCCCAAGCCGCGCAACCTCATCTACGTGCTGGAGAAGGAAGAGCCCCAGAACGCCATCATCTTCTGCAACACGCGGGATGACACGGCGCTGGTGACGGCGGTGCTCAACCGCAACGGCTTCGACGCGGAGCTGCTCAACGGAGACCTGCCGCAGAAGGAGCGCGAGCGGGTGATGGCCAAGGTGAAGCGCGGCGAGGTCGCCTTCATGGTGGCCACGGATATCGCGGCGCGCGGCATCGACATCTCCGGGCTGGAGTACGTCATCAACTACTCGTTGCCGGAGGACCCGGCGGTGTACCTGCACCGCGTGGGCCGCACGGGCCGCATCGGCAACAAGGGCACGGCCATCAACCTCTTCTCCGGGCGCGAGCTGGCGACGTACACCGCGCTGGAGAAGAAGTACGGCATCAAGTTCGACAAGCAGGAGATGCCGGCGCCCGAAGAGGCCATGCGCCTGTGGACCGAGCGCCACGTGCGCGAGATCCAGGAGGCCGCCGGCAGCTCCGTGTTCGAGGGCTTCCTGCCCCTGGCCGCGCAGCTCAAGACGCGTCCCAACGCGGATGACCTGGTCGCCTTCCTGCTGAAGTACTTCTTCAGCCACCTGCGCATGGAGAAGGCGAAGGCCGCCCAGGAGGCCGAGGGCCGCGAGCCGACGCCGGAGCGCAAGCCCGAGGGCCGTCGCCGGGAGCGTGAGCGCGGGGATGACCGCCGGGAGCGCGGCGAGCGCCGGGAGCGCGGCGAGAAGCCGATGGCGCGTCCGGAGCACCCGGACCGCGAGCGCCGCCCGCGCCGCGATGAGCCCCGCCGGGAGCGGGACACGAGCCGCGGCCCCGCCGCGCTGGAGGCGGGTCCGGGAGAGGCGAAGCTGTGGGTGAACCTGGGGACCGCGGATGGCCTGGGGCCGGGCAGCATCGCCACGGCGCTGGAGGATGCGGGCGCGCCCCTGGGGAAGATGGTGCGCGCGGAGCTGCGCCCCACGTTCGCGTACGTGTTCGTCGCGGAGGAGGACGCCGCCGCGTTCGAGACGCTCAACGGAAAGCAGCACGGGTCCAAGACGCTTCGCGTGGAGAAGAGCAAGCCGCGCAGCGAGCGTGAGCCGGGCACGCGCCCGCCTCCGTCCCCGGACGCCGGGCCGGGCGAGGTGAAGCTGTGGACGAACCTGGGCTCCGACGACGGCATGGACGAGGCGAAGCTGCCCGCCGCGCTGGAAGCCGCGGGTGCTCCCGCGGGCAAGGTGCTCAAGGCGCTGCTGCGGCCCACGTACGGCTACGCCTACGTGTCCGAGGCCGACGCGCCCGGGTTCGAGGCGCTCAACGGGAAGACTGTGGGCGAGAAGGTGCTGAAGCTGGAGCGGCACCGTCCGCGCGGCCAGCGCGAGGAGCGTCGTCCGCGTCACGAGGCCCTGCCGGACGAGCCGGGCCAGGTGCGCCTGTGGGTCGGCCTGGGCAAGCAGGACGGGCTGGACGAGGCGGGGGTCGCCAGCGCGCTCGAGGCCGCGGGGGCTCCGGCCGGCAAGGTGGTGCGGATGGATTTGCGCCCCACGTACGCGTACGTGTTCGTCGCGGACGAGGACGCCACCGCCTTCGAGGCCACCCACGGAAAGCAGCACGGTGAGCGCACGCTGAAGGTCGAGCGCGCGCGCAAGAAGTAGCCGTCCCCCGTGAGCAGTCCCCGGGAGGTCATGGCTCGGCGAGTCCTCGCCGGGCAGCCTCCCGGGCGTGCACGACGTCGCCTCGAGCGCGGTCCCCAGGGCCGCGGCTCGGCGAGTCGTCGCGGGATGACCTCCCGCGAACACTCCGACACACCGGGCGCTCAGCCCTCTCGCGGCGCCGCGACCTTCCTGCGTCGGGCCTGGTGGTAGTGCGCGGTGCAGAGGCCCCGGGCCAGGACGGCGCGCTGGCATTCGGGCTCGACACACCGGGCGGGCTCGGGCCTTGCGGGCGGCGCGGGCGTGGAACCTGAAGCGAACATCATCTCCGCCACCTTCAGCAGCCGGTCCACGTCCGGACGGGACAGCTTCTTCGCTCGCGCGAAGCCCTCCAGGCGGTGGGGCTCCGAATCGTCCACGTCGTCCACCCGGAGCAGCTCCCAGAGGGGCAGCTCCAGCGCGCCGGCCACCTGGAGGAGCGTCTCGTAGCTGGGGCTGCGCTCACCACGCTCCAGGAGGGACGCGAAGGAGACCGAGATGCCACACCGCGAGGCGAAGTCCTCCTGGGTGAGACCTCGGCGCTCCCTCAGGGTCCGAATCCTGCGGGCCAGGCCCAGCAGGTGTCCGTTCACCGTCGAAGCATCCGGAGGGCCAGGAGACATGGCAGTTTCCTATGGTAGCGCACCCCATCTGTTAAGGTCTCGCGCGCGGTGCGGGCTCACCCGGGTCCACCGCAACCAGGAGCCTTGCGAAACATGAGCGCCGTCGAGGGTACCAACTACTACTTCCGCAAGGCCGCGCGGATCATGGACGTGGGCACCCCCATCGAGACGCTGCTCGCCACGCCCCTGCGCGAGGTGAAGGTCCAGGTCTCCATCGAGATGGACTCGGGCGAGATTCGCACGTTCCTCGGCTACCGCATCCAGCACGACAACAGCCGCGGCCCGATGAAGGGCGGCCTGCGCTACCACCCGAAGCTGGACCAGGACGAGTCCGCGTCGCTCGCGTCGCTGATGACGTGGAAGACCGCCGTCGTGAACCTGCCCTACGGCGGCGCCAAGGGCGGCATCGCGTGCGACCCGTCCCAGCTCAGCCTCAAGGAGCTGGAGCGGCTGACGCGCAAGTTCGTCGACCAGATTCAGGACGTCATCGGCCCCACGCGCGACATCCCCGCCCCCGACGTCAACACCAACCCCCAGGTGATGGCGTGGATCATGGACCAGTACTCGCGCTACCACGGCCACTCGCCGGCGGTGGTGACGGGCAAGCCGCTGGAGCTCTACGGCTCCAAGGGCCGTGAGGCCGCCACCGGGCGCGGCCTCCAGTACGTGTGCCGCGAAATCCTCCGCGACCTGGGCCTGCCGGTGAAGGGCACGCGCTTCGCCATCCAGGGCTTCGGCAACGTGGGCAGCCACACCGCGCAGCTCCTGTGGGAGGACGGCGGCGTCGTCGTGGCCGTGGCGGACGTGCTGGGCGGCGTGCGCAATCCGCAGGGCCTGGACATCCCGTCCCTCTTCGAGCACGTGAAGCGCACCGGCACCGTGACGGGCTTCGGGGGCGGCACCGCCTGCACCAACGAGGAGGTGCTCGCGGCCGACTGCGAGGTGCTCATCCCCGCGGCGCTCGGCCACGCGCTCACCCGCGACAATGCGAACACGGTGCGCGCGCGCCTCATCATCGAAGGCGCCAACGGAGCCACGCAGCCGGAGGCGGACGAAATCTTCGAGAAGCGCGGCATCTTCGTGGTGCCGGACGTGCTCGCCAGCGCCGGCGGCGTCACGGTCAGCTACTTCGAATGGGTGCAGAACCTCCAGCACCTGTCGTGGGAAGAGGACCGCGTCAACGCGGAGCTGGAGAAGACGATGAAGGAGGCCTACGAGCGCGTGGCGCAGATTGCCCGCTCGCGGAAGGTCTCCATGCGGACGGCGGCCTACATCCTGGCCATCGGCCGGGTGGGCAAGGCCACCGTGCTGCGCGGCATCTGACGCACGCGGACGCACGTCCGGCCTCTCTCCGGGCGAGCCTGCCGCATCGCGGCAAGTGGAGGGGACTCACCGTCTCGTGCCGGCTGTCCCTTCCGCCCGGCCCGCGCTTCCGATAGACGCGGCGCCCATGGTCACCCTCCAGGACATCCACGCCGCCAGGGAGCGGCTGCGCGACGCCATCCGGCCCACGCCCTGCCCCGCGTCGGACTACTTCACGGAGCGGACGGAGTGCGCCGCGGTGTACTTCAAGCTGGAGAACCTCCAGCGCACGGGCGCGTTCAAGGAGCGAGGCGCGCTCAACAAGCTGCTGACGCTGACGCCGGAGGAGAAGAAGCGCGGAGTCATCGCCGCGTCCGCCGGCAACCACGCGCAGGGCGTCGCGTACCACGCGCGTCGGCTGGGGGTGAAGGCCACCATCGTGATGCCGGAGCGCACGCCGCTCATCAAGGTGTCGCGCACGCGGGATGACTACGGCGCGCGCGTGGTGCTCAAGGGCGCCAACTACGACGAGGCCTACGCCGAAGCGCTGCGCCTCCAGCAGGACGAAGGGCTCGTCTTCGTCCACCCGTTCGACGACGCGGATGTCATCGCGGGCCAGGGCACCATCGGCCTGGAGTTGCTGGAGCAGTGGCCGGACGTGGAGGTGGTGCTCGTCCCCATCGGCGGTGGCGGGCTCATCTCCGGCATGGCGTGCGCGCTGAAGGAGTCGAAGCCGGGCATCCGGGTGATTGGCGTGCAGTCGTCCACCATCGACAGCATGAAGGCCTCCGTGGCGGCGGGGATGCGGGTGGAGCTGCCCGCCGCGGGCACCACCATCGCGGATGGCATCGCCGTGAAGAAGGTGGGCGCCCTCACCTTCGAGATGGTCCGCAAGTACGTGGACGCGGTGGTGTCGGTGGACGAGGAGGAGATTGCCGCGGCCATCCTCACGCTGCTGGAGCAGGAGAAGAGCGTGGTGGAGGGCGCGGGCGCGGTGGGCGTGGCGGCGGTGCTCAACGGGCACGTGCCGCTCGCGAAGGGCAAGCGCACCGCCATCGTCCTGAGCGGCGGCAACATCGACATGAACGTCATCAGCCGCATCATCGAGCGCGGTCTGGTGAAGGCCGGACGCCTGGTGCAGTTGGAGGTGCGGCTGCCGGACCGGCCCGGCATGC
Encoded here:
- a CDS encoding DEAD/DEAH box helicase, translating into MSDIQEPTAPGSPATDEAPTRPAEYIADIGFDDMNLSEPLRRALAERGYTHPTPVQARAFRPAMEGKDLIVRSKTGTGKTAAFGLPLLEKISPDDKRVRALILCPTRELALQVAEELTTLAKYKGVKVAAIYGGASMKQQEDALEEGTPIIVGTPGRVFDHIHRGNLKLDGCDHAVLDEADEMLNQGFYEEVTRILDRLPKTRQVLLFSATVPTDIQNLIARYTTNAETLLLSGDVFTVEHIHHVRYDVSDAFPKPRNLIYVLEKEEPQNAIIFCNTRDDTALVTAVLNRNGFDAELLNGDLPQKERERVMAKVKRGEVAFMVATDIAARGIDISGLEYVINYSLPEDPAVYLHRVGRTGRIGNKGTAINLFSGRELATYTALEKKYGIKFDKQEMPAPEEAMRLWTERHVREIQEAAGSSVFEGFLPLAAQLKTRPNADDLVAFLLKYFFSHLRMEKAKAAQEAEGREPTPERKPEGRRRERERGDDRRERGERRERGEKPMARPEHPDRERRPRRDEPRRERDTSRGPAALEAGPGEAKLWVNLGTADGLGPGSIATALEDAGAPLGKMVRAELRPTFAYVFVAEEDAAAFETLNGKQHGSKTLRVEKSKPRSEREPGTRPPPSPDAGPGEVKLWTNLGSDDGMDEAKLPAALEAAGAPAGKVLKALLRPTYGYAYVSEADAPGFEALNGKTVGEKVLKLERHRPRGQREERRPRHEALPDEPGQVRLWVGLGKQDGLDEAGVASALEAAGAPAGKVVRMDLRPTYAYVFVADEDATAFEATHGKQHGERTLKVERARKK
- a CDS encoding helix-turn-helix domain-containing protein, whose protein sequence is MSPGPPDASTVNGHLLGLARRIRTLRERRGLTQEDFASRCGISVSFASLLERGERSPSYETLLQVAGALELPLWELLRVDDVDDSEPHRLEGFARAKKLSRPDVDRLLKVAEMMFASGSTPAPPARPEPARCVEPECQRAVLARGLCTAHYHQARRRKVAAPREG
- a CDS encoding Glu/Leu/Phe/Val family dehydrogenase, with the translated sequence MSAVEGTNYYFRKAARIMDVGTPIETLLATPLREVKVQVSIEMDSGEIRTFLGYRIQHDNSRGPMKGGLRYHPKLDQDESASLASLMTWKTAVVNLPYGGAKGGIACDPSQLSLKELERLTRKFVDQIQDVIGPTRDIPAPDVNTNPQVMAWIMDQYSRYHGHSPAVVTGKPLELYGSKGREAATGRGLQYVCREILRDLGLPVKGTRFAIQGFGNVGSHTAQLLWEDGGVVVAVADVLGGVRNPQGLDIPSLFEHVKRTGTVTGFGGGTACTNEEVLAADCEVLIPAALGHALTRDNANTVRARLIIEGANGATQPEADEIFEKRGIFVVPDVLASAGGVTVSYFEWVQNLQHLSWEEDRVNAELEKTMKEAYERVAQIARSRKVSMRTAAYILAIGRVGKATVLRGI
- a CDS encoding threonine ammonia-lyase; the encoded protein is MVTLQDIHAARERLRDAIRPTPCPASDYFTERTECAAVYFKLENLQRTGAFKERGALNKLLTLTPEEKKRGVIAASAGNHAQGVAYHARRLGVKATIVMPERTPLIKVSRTRDDYGARVVLKGANYDEAYAEALRLQQDEGLVFVHPFDDADVIAGQGTIGLELLEQWPDVEVVLVPIGGGGLISGMACALKESKPGIRVIGVQSSTIDSMKASVAAGMRVELPAAGTTIADGIAVKKVGALTFEMVRKYVDAVVSVDEEEIAAAILTLLEQEKSVVEGAGAVGVAAVLNGHVPLAKGKRTAIVLSGGNIDMNVISRIIERGLVKAGRLVQLEVRLPDRPGMLARLTTRIAELKANVVDLHHERAFSKAGLGEAMVEVTLETTGPAHIRELETALEELGWQVTRK